In the Halictus rubicundus isolate RS-2024b chromosome 12, iyHalRubi1_principal, whole genome shotgun sequence genome, AGTTAATTTTAACTCTacgtttcattaatttttaaattcttgagTAATATGTATTGTTTCATCAATACAATTCcaaaaagattatttaaaaattattccttCATAATGGGTAATAAACAAttgacaaaaaaattattttaaatagctttcaatttttcagaaacAAATATTGTTTGGTACTTACTCGAACAGTGTAGCTTGACAGGTGGTAGACATAATTCTTTAGCAATGtcagtatttttcaatttcagagCTTCGTCAACCTGTAATACAAATAAAACAAATCTTTTTTATTCTTTGCTAACAAAATTTATAGAGACATGATAATACTTACTGTCTTTCCCTTGACCCATTCTGTAGCCAGGGAACTTGAAGCAATAGCAGAACCACAACCAAAAGTTTTAAATTTGGCGTCCACGATCTTTCCGTCTTTGTCAACTTTAATCTGAAGTTTCATTACATCTCCACAGGCTGGAGCACCTACTAATCCCGTGCCAACATGCGAATCATTTTTGTCTAAGGAACCCACATTCCTAGGATTTTCATAATGATCCAATACctgtaatattatatttaaaggtTGTAAAAAAAAGAGGCGCAAAGATATTTTATAAATGAAAGATAAAATACGAATTAAAGGGtgacgaaattaaaaaaaaaagtataaatcttttaaaatacaaaataaaaaataataggcaatacaaaaataatgcgGAAAACCTCAATCTAACCTAACATTCGTACTAAATAATCTCGAAACGTATTACAGTATTTTTAGAACATTTGTATCTAAAATTAGATCGATATGACAGAGTACGTATGAAGGTCACATTTCGTATATGCATATATTGCAATAATTGTCGTAATTGCATGCTATTGATTGCAAAGAATAATGCAAGAGATACGTCATGACAGGTTATGGACGATACCGCAAACTGAGCCGAAAAAAACTTACGTTTGGATGATAATAAACAGCTGGCACACTTCGAGATATTAATTTCGAAGTTTT is a window encoding:
- the Iscu gene encoding iron-sulfur cluster assembly enzyme, with the protein product MSVLRTLPTLNKTSKLISRSVPAVYYHPNVLDHYENPRNVGSLDKNDSHVGTGLVGAPACGDVMKLQIKVDKDGKIVDAKFKTFGCGSAIASSSLATEWVKGKTVDEALKLKNTDIAKELCLPPVKLHCSMLAEDAIKAALSDYRIKQQTKSEHNESNDSTPKET